Proteins co-encoded in one Pocillopora verrucosa isolate sample1 chromosome 1, ASM3666991v2, whole genome shotgun sequence genomic window:
- the LOC131778518 gene encoding uncharacterized protein, with translation MAFLSLWTWAVLSTIMITDILTAPNPIYGNNQRRRSSSSGNRDFRAPRLRLGPPLVKIPQHQNVNTASSLPAKQIVQAQSYKTTQQYSFPSKLMPPVKNQPLQSFTPNDQPLNQQTPPPRDQQKQTAVEDKDQTADTNNCGCGCCCGSNNDNKNGGATNNKDKNCCCCCCCQPCCCCQPCCSCQSCGCCCQPCCCCQPCCCNCCHQDVCHHHEHDHECCVHHDCCVHHVHHITHHCPCPSVQQCCCGCPQSCGCLQTCGYPQSCGCPQTCGCCCQGCGCGIPEPPCDVCEVPCGFQTPCTCGLLGCGCC, from the coding sequence ATGGCATTTCTGTCTTTGTGGACTTGGGCCGTTTTGAGTACCATTATGATAACCGACATTCTTACTGCTCCAAATCCAATATATGGAAATAATCAACGACGCCGCTCATCTTCCAGTGGAAATCGAGATTTTAGAGCACCAAGATTACGACTTGGACCTCCTCTAGTAAAGATCCCACAACATCAAAATGTTAACACAGCCTCGTCTTTACCAGCCAAACAGATCGTTCAAGCTCAAAGTTACAAAACCACACAACAATACTCATTTCCATCGAAACTCATGCCACCAGTCAAAAATCAGCCACTTCAAAGTTTCACTCCAAATGATCAGCCACTAAACCAGCAGACACCACCACCAAGGGATCAGCAGAAACAGACAGCCGTAGAGGACAAAGACCAGACGGCTGACACTAATAATTGTGGGTGTGGTTGCTGCTGTGGatcaaataatgataataagaatGGAGGAGCTACAAACAATAAGGacaaaaattgttgttgttgctgctgttgccAGCCTTGCTGCTGTTGCCAGCCTTGCTGCAGTTGCCAGTCTTGTGGTTGTTGCTGCCAGCCATGTTGTTGTTGTCAGCCATGCTGCTGTAATTGTTGTCATCAAGACGTTTGCCATCACCACGAACATGATCACGAATGTTGCGTGCATCACGATTGCTGTGTGCATCACGTGCATCATATCACTCATCATTGCCCCTGCCCCAGTGTACAGCAGTGCTGTTGCGGATGCCCACAATCTTGTGGCTGCCTTCAAACTTGCGGCTACCCACAATCTTGTGGCTGCCCTCAAACTTGCGGCTGCTGTTGTCAGGGGTGCGGTTGTGGGATCCCAGAGCCTCCTTGCGATGTCTGTGAAGTTCCCTGCGGCTTCCAAACTCCTTGTACCTGTGGGTTATTGGGATGTGGATGCTGTTGA
- the LOC131778558 gene encoding uncharacterized protein, whose amino-acid sequence MSFLKILLIVSLRLILFETDTCEGVHRDRKREDATHDELSAPAGKIRHYHLKLNNPRRIKERKGRALCHFSPQKPRARRSGYTSKRCFDFCPYGFPPPEVSYPCGGVGWPTVPDPWWPEYGWVEGCGYPLPGGGPYSQPYPWFPAGCGCCCPKEERGKEGGKPTEAPTGGKQPTKETKEVKTQPTSPSGGSSGSASPKGSQPTTGTQGTLRTLSTSSTARDSSRNLKLHSPTVFVLKNRFKSLKDRMRLMKQHALRKNDPGRSLQVIVENFRD is encoded by the exons ATGAGTTTCTTAAAGATTCTGCTCATTGTTTCTCTTCGCCTGATACTTTTTGAAACAGACACTTGCGAAGGCGTCCACCGCGATAGAAAAAGAGAAGACGCTACACATGATGAGTTAAGCGCGCCGGCAGGCAAGATAAGACATTATCATCTGAAACTCAATAACCCGAGAAGGattaaggaaaggaaaggaagagCCTTGTGTCATTTCTCTCCTCAAAAGCCCAGAGCCCGACGATCTGGTTATACTTCAAAGCGCTGCTTTGATTTCTGCCCATACGGTTTTCCCCCACCAGAGGTATCCTACCCATGCGGAGGTGTAGGTTGGCCTACGGTCCCCGACCCGTGGTGGCCAGAATACGGCTGGGTGGAAGGATGTGGCTATCCTCTTCCGGGAGGTGGTCCGTATAGTCAACCCTACCCATGGTTCCCTGCTGGATGTGGTTGCTGCTGTC CAAAGGAAGAACGTGGCAAAGAAGGAGGTAAGCCGACCGAAGCACCCACCGGCGGGAAACAGCctacaaaggaaacaaaagaagttAAGACACAGCCGACCAGCCCTAGCGGAGGCAGTTCTGGCTCTGCAAGCCCCAAAGGTAGTCAACCAACCACTGGCACCCAAGGTACCTTGCGGACCCTATCAACCAGTAGTACAGCCCGTGACTCCTCAAGAAACCTCAAACTACATTCGCCCACCGTCTTTGTACTAAAAAACCGTTTTAAGTCTCTTAAAGACAGAATGAGGCTTATGAAACAGCATGCACTGCGAAAAAATGATCCCGGACGCTCTTTGCAAGTAATCGTAGAGAACTTTCGAGACTAG
- the LOC131778542 gene encoding uncharacterized protein: MSGFGIAHLNIFLCLLGFTMALDDSQAFHIRMQRDSSLDNDQILGSSKSSQASDLEKQPKIDDHRKQHFKNPRKVRNNKRCFQGCPFGLEDTLLDCSRPWGWGPGPLYPEYGPHFHRGWAGHGSPFGCNNCGFGGPWRVPGCSCGCNNYGWRCCGQGGGEGNDCPQFNDDVSSSGKPRHRGAPPLFNPFIGNQVNLKGPFNMRQGKKLQRRQDITYGTTPNYGYGWGNGYGWGNGYGWGQQSVDQDPYQGTYGNWQVPQQAQQTCPDCPLDKVVGSLFLWRPKGPTKPVMKGKPAKTGNQKPKMLV, encoded by the exons ATGTCGGGTTTCGGAATTGctcatttaaacatttttctttgccTACTTGGTTTTACTATGGCCCTTGATGACTCTCAAGCATTTCACATTAGAATGCAAAGAGACTCATCACTTGACAACGACCAAATATTGGGATCAAGTAAATCGTCTCAAGCCTCCGACCTAGAGAAACAACCAAAAATAGACGACCACAGGAAACAACACTTCAAAAATCCCAGGAAGGTCCGTAATAATAAAAGATGCTTTCAAGGCTGTCCATTTGGTCTCGAAGACACACTATTAGACTGCTCTCGTCCATGGGGTTGGGGCCCGGGTCCTCTGTACCCTGAGTATGGACCGCATTTTCACCGCGGTTGGGCTGGACACGGAAGTCCATTTGGATGTAATAATTGTGGGTTTGGAGGTCCCTGGAGAGTTCCTGGTTGTTCATGTGGCTGTAATAACTACGGCTGGCGTT GTTGTGGCCAAGGTGGTGGGGAAGGCAATGATTGTCCACAATTTAACGACGATGTTTCATCCAGCGGGAAACCACGACACAGAGGGGCTCCACCACTTTTCAATCCCTTTATTGGAAATCAAGTGAATTTGAAGGGTCCATTTAATATGAGACAAGGCAAAAAGCTTCAACGACGACAGGATATCACTTACGGTACTACCCCTAATTACGGATATGGATGGGGAAATGGATATGGATGGGGGAATGGATATGGATGGGGACAGCAATCGGTAGATCAAGATCCTTACCAGGGAACGTATGGGAACTGGCAAGTTCCTCAGCAGGCTCAGCAAACGTGCCCGGACTGCCCGTTAGACAAGGTTGTTGGAAGTTTATTCCTATGGAGACCAAAGGGACCAACTAAACCAGTCATGAAAGGGAAACCAGCTAAAACGGGGAATCAAAAGCCTAAAATGCTGGTTTAA
- the LOC131778544 gene encoding uncharacterized protein, whose amino-acid sequence MERVTFILLLLFASFLTSSGKTIHPLRQGEAKRKIETEKVDFESYINSKRQEVRPIEPGYRRQYFKRKSGKEESATGPKEQRRCFCGIPQGFSCPDGFLTTQIHWNDAPLVGSPVPPNLPAEGPPFDVGDEWAWLQDAYDGYLQHDVYGWSWKERLNDNVQVGPQLGTSPRMQQGWCCCGEPNNKASDTMEPDKKPTQQMEKDADHIIINIA is encoded by the exons atggaAAGGGTTACGTTTATATTACTTCTTCTCTTTGCTTCGTTTCTCACATCTTCGGGAAAAACAATTCATCCCTTGAGGCAAGGTGAAGCCAAAAGAAAAATCGAAACTGAGAAAGTGGATTTCGAGAGCTACATCAATTCTAAAAGGCAGGAAGTAAGACCAATTGAACCTGGCTACAGACgtcaatattttaaaagaaagagcGGGAAAGAAGAAAGCGCAACCGGTCCAAAAGAGCAAAGACGTTGTTTCTGTGGGATTCCTCAAGGCTTTAGTTGCCCAGACGGATTCCTTACGACGCAGATCCATTGGAATGACGCGCCTCTGGTCGGTTCACCTGTGCCTCCTAATCTTCCGGCAGAGGGTCCACCTTTTGACGTTGGAGATGAATGGGCTTGGCTTCAGGATGCTTATGATGGTTATCTACAACATGATGTTTATGGCTGGAGTTGGAAAGAAAGGTTAAATGATAATGTTCAAGTGGGACCTCAGCTTGGTACCAGTCCGCGCATGCAACAAGGGTGGTGTT gTTGCGGGGAACCAAACAACAAAGCATCCGATACTATGGAGCCTGACAAAAAGCCGACGCAACAAATGGAGAAAGATGCTGACCacataataataaatattgCCTGA
- the LOC131778545 gene encoding uncharacterized protein, with protein MKALSVLAPSLVLLVVKATFSHGREEGTGLPHYEGRMESTEQSSYIDKRGYEEDVLSVDSDVKGLQYKTVKKQAERLNDGRVSEKVWKPIKSPRKRSHPYDCPPGWISPWDYTGSHGLCSSNCGSCDAGFGGDGFDSGCGCDECVGCGGCCGGYGGCECGKFHGGVFRPGGRRFPRLFNEGGVQHVWLRDGRTRRYIPSPLLIPRNFHR; from the exons ATGAAAGCTTTATCTGTTTTAGCACCGTCGTTAGTTTTGTTAGTTGTCAAGGCGACGTTTTCGCATGGTAGAGAGGAAGGCACGGGTCTACCGCACTACGAAGGAAGAATGGAGTCCACAGAACAAAGCAGTTATATCGATAAGAGAGGATATGAAGAGGACGTACTGAGTGTTGATTCAGATGTCAAGGGTTTGCAATATAAGACTGTAAAAAAACAGGCGGAGAGATTAAACGACGGAAGAGTCTCAGAAAAGGTATGGAAGCCAATTAAAAGTCCTCGGAAACGATCTCATCCATACGACTGTCCTCCTGGATGGATTTCACCGTGGGATTACACTGGTTCACACGGGCTATGCAGCTCAAATTGTGGCAGCTGTGATGCAGGCTTTGGTGGGGACGGATTTGACTCCGGGTGTGGATGTGATGAGTGCGTCGGATGTGGTGGATGTTGTGGTGGTTATGGTGGATGTGAATGCGGTAAATTCCATGGTGGGGTTTTTCGTCCGGGTGGTCGACGTTTCCCGCGGCTGTTTAACGAAGGGGGTGTTCAGCACGTTTGGTTGA GAGATGGCCGAACACGAAGATACATTCCTTCTCCGTTGCTGATCCCGCGAAACTTTCACCGCTGA